The following proteins are encoded in a genomic region of Rhizobium sp. ZPR4:
- a CDS encoding DUF1127 domain-containing protein, protein MRVFEKIKRFSEQRRAIRELSALDDHVLRDLGIARSHIPYAVSGARGN, encoded by the coding sequence ATGAGAGTATTTGAAAAGATTAAGCGCTTTAGCGAACAGCGCAGAGCCATCCGCGAGCTTTCCGCCCTCGACGATCATGTTCTTCGTGATCTCGGCATTGCCCGCTCGCATATCCCCTACGCCGTCAGCGGCGCTCGCGGCAACTAA
- a CDS encoding response regulator transcription factor has protein sequence MRAAISLAVVDDHPLFREGVIRSLTEMDGFSIVGEGSSKEDALRIAAEHRPDILLLDISMPGGGLDAISLILEQIPDQKIVMLTVSEASDDVMAALKSGAKGYVLKGVGSRTLADIIRSIAAGDSYVAPTLSARLISENGSDTQINPFSALTDREREVLELASAGLSNKHIGLKLDLHEKTIKHHMTQIFTKLEVSNRTEAAMAFRDELERRRQ, from the coding sequence ATGAGAGCTGCAATCAGTTTGGCGGTCGTAGACGACCACCCTCTCTTCAGGGAGGGCGTTATCCGGAGCCTGACCGAAATGGACGGGTTTAGTATCGTCGGTGAGGGCAGCAGCAAGGAGGATGCGCTGCGCATAGCAGCGGAACACCGTCCGGATATCCTGTTGCTAGACATTTCCATGCCGGGGGGAGGACTGGATGCCATCTCTCTCATCCTCGAGCAGATACCCGATCAGAAGATCGTGATGCTGACGGTCTCCGAGGCAAGCGACGATGTGATGGCAGCACTCAAGAGCGGCGCGAAAGGCTATGTTCTCAAAGGCGTTGGGTCACGGACCCTCGCCGATATCATTCGCAGCATTGCTGCCGGTGACAGCTATGTCGCACCGACGCTGTCGGCGCGTCTGATTTCAGAAAACGGATCTGATACCCAGATCAATCCCTTCAGCGCGTTAACGGATCGCGAGCGGGAGGTCCTTGAGCTGGCTTCCGCCGGATTGAGCAACAAGCATATCGGGCTGAAGCTCGATCTGCATGAAAAGACCATCAAGCATCACATGACCCAGATCTTCACCAAGCTGGAAGTAAGCAATAGAACGGAAGCAGCGATGGCGTTCCGGGATGAACTCGAAAGGCGCCGTCAGTGA